The Syntrophorhabdus sp. genome has a window encoding:
- a CDS encoding flavodoxin family protein encodes MEILVLYHSRSGNTKKLAQAIAAGVESVSGVTCVMKDTKEVGQEDFLRADGIIAGSPVYFGSMAAELKEIFDKFVPVRKKMGDKVGAAFATSGDLSGGKETTMMSIIQALLIYGMIVVGDPLDATGHYGVSCTGVPDEKTVDNAGKLGKRVASLALALKKNP; translated from the coding sequence ATGGAGATCCTTGTGCTGTATCATTCCAGGTCGGGAAACACAAAGAAACTTGCCCAGGCCATTGCGGCGGGCGTGGAGTCCGTCAGCGGGGTTACCTGCGTGATGAAGGACACGAAAGAGGTTGGCCAGGAGGATTTCCTGCGCGCGGACGGGATCATAGCCGGCTCGCCGGTATATTTCGGCTCGATGGCGGCGGAGCTGAAGGAGATCTTCGACAAATTCGTTCCCGTCCGGAAGAAGATGGGCGACAAGGTCGGGGCGGCTTTTGCCACATCCGGGGACCTTTCGGGAGGGAAGGAAACTACGATGATGTCGATCATCCAGGCCCTGCTCATCTACGGCATGATCGTCGTCGGCGACCCCCTTGATGCCACGGGCCATTATGGTGTATCGTGTACGGGCGTTCCCGACGAAAAGACGGTCGATAATGCCGGCAAATTGGGGAAGAGGGTGGCGAGCCTGGCGCTGGCATTGAAGAAGAACCCGTGA